In Fusarium pseudograminearum CS3096 chromosome 1, whole genome shotgun sequence, one genomic interval encodes:
- the NPS3 gene encoding NPS3 codes for MFWRFGGYANISTIDTILDKPDFTLEELLDESDLIQELKQHNSKLIEYLRSDKVLDNLLDYVVAPKLETVESPDESATEQEQDPKAKNRFSFSRPRASSRATDPGNDEEEELEKKRNRYAFVACEILSSDTWSIYEGLADNRQLIRDFWKFLSRPAPLDPLQASYFTKVNESLFEKKTEEMMQLLVSLPDAVPNLLKHVECPMVMDLLLKIIALDRNDGGGGIVEWLYSKDIIPSLLSCLGPENNWVVQTAAGDFIKAIITISANASQNEQQCIGPNELTRQLVSKPCIEQLIGYMLGGGNPLTVGVGIIIEVIRKNNSDYDPDMGTESTAAPSSRDPIYLGTLLRLFAENVPKFMSLIMDVPSRKDKIDSTFGVKLEPLGFDRFKTCELMAELLHCSNMGLLNEPGSEQITAQRDIERQRLRKEGKLDPVKDEEDQSADDLTMRTPAPEEKRRLEVTNADDDGFEEVEPSKEMSEDTSHEFVKAEDDIPAVSTTSLSVKDEDDFVDEPLSPPQPLVKVEETQFEEPDLMVAPLSPTKVKATEPTSAEPAKAGSDEKTESKEASNEKAEEQKPIDSKQEDAPKEDTSDSSIVLTPAPSEPETKTQSSDASAKGDEQSRSFSPQPEDTPAPLFSAPPAPESGADRPPQTPEKPSADAPKTEEGSTSEAKEEDAKDSKPTEEQPAGQTEEPVVGDFLKHQFVEYRVVPTILNFFFGYPWNNFLHNVVYDIVQQVFNGPMDRSYNPTLAVSLFEAADVTSAIINGQKASDESQAKTKTRMGYMGHLTLIAEEVVKFTERHPPELLSETVLDRVMSQEWISYVEGSLAETRERDNAILGGVRPEVAMGNRAMGGGSGLGGVGLSGLTGGSGSSGSSALAEAGLNGGIELNQDSGNGIGPFTISAGTLMSGFGSSSDEEDEDGDGDEEDVNSEVSGASAEDGEDRGIPGYPGITETLEDVIMRSPEPYRADSPDFEDLQDVTRGSPMDLDGSGAPAQGSAQDEEQQHAEQFRAYTDPLNNSGGSMDPPSIPPPPPPPPPLNIPPSRARLQLAARLAMHQKNNQAQSSGNLSNDDDDDDNTADPFADTEEDFDDDDQPQDDDGRGAWWRDVVRDRGGKPDGNESDDERDDDDDDEFGDFAMPEDDATGDQSVLRPQPVNPAKEASTRGLSGLWPFGLSKAEKEKEGNKSAVEEEGTPAADDTKAVEVTEAKRRTSIEDPDDDEVEMHFVPDSLPKPNPFDLTLQVSTNKRMDTCSLVYLVNMNGRYLSHSHLGILWGTLYERLLLLVAGLLTIIDSVNSWILYPQNVPTSKPSQAPDHLIQAIASTLSIPLDDILLFDSFSELGGDQDSAQQVCLACRSKGLDVSGKDILDCPTLAELQTRITPRGLSLSSCSSSSNSDDSSGGTYYYSSDEQLSTQGERCSGRAAGDDGAVESNLSSLRLSFPTVSAESNKFTGLGLACCCMVVTPRAGPFDGQSVALIRIDSVSGFSPIITNNNNLSPAESHLAKSQISLLRMEHGPQIWIPIDQSPNDKRALQTWVQNMDSPTYKEVMKLQIPARRSRVVTRKRSTLSPIDINELEGFCLSPMQQLYFQGNNDSIEGTWTKSAILNVQGGAEPADVDAAIDAVVARHSMLRVRFRQTEGRWEQCIYPAAPSSYHLTHHVDIAEDEIRELVDDMQASINPTNGPAFAAMYVHNQERQMLYLSAHQLALDDASWKIVLSDLDELLQKGTLLSEGSASFKYWTKCQSRQMAQRLFKPTLPFEVYSANLEYWALTQESNTFGSSSRLSFNLSPEQAYSLEQSSAQVLRTDVSDIFLAALLLSFCQVFPERNLPTLWKREDGRDGAESEFNILETVGWFASLCPIGVSIDSETDLIQAIILLKDTRRAIPRFGVPFFTSEFATSQGAATNVPLEIVFKLNDTAKQLQRQNGLFEPVAAQNEIAGLKSTAGPNIGRIALFEISAALDTSGAQIDIVYNNTCRHQDKIQTWIRTFQHHVFDAITRLHTHEPQLTLSDIPLLQTSYQSLGRLCSDRRVNVKDIETIYPVTPAQQEILIAQAQNPGSYHCHAVYEMAALQLPFDVTRLCEAWEVIVSNTPALRSIFIDAVSREGLFDQAVLRKISPSILFIETTDPDDAVVTLPAMNTPFGEPRHRLTVCYNPMKMIMRLDASQAICDLPSLHLLIAELTRVFSSQNPQDNSSLHNTYLHHISTVDTAYSLEVWKTSLSNAKPCIFPSLSSAGNSTSHTCPFGFDISRTQIEFFCQQNNIAADAIFQLAWALVLRAFVGTQEVTFGYQFNARDEDLLCGITSLVGSFATLLPCVVDLSASQSLGECLVSISETFSNSQRHDNITLTEIQHALGLKEKTLFNTCLYFETPEELDTGDELTAVLVTSGRKTDCDVSLTLMFVDEYLRGDLTSPCLSASQVQSVMSSFHAALSHILESPDKAIVEADLLTDKDYASLVVQDWDFVQQSQKVSACLHDFILQHSLTRPNAPAVCSWDGDITYVQLATLVQRLKTYLVNLGVGPGTVVPVVLEKNHWAPVIILAVLQAGASFAPLDCQDPATAKSTIDYLNPHVVLATETAWKDLSTLAINLVIINDTFFAMLTPYVSAIGKDATPDHAACIFVTPKKSRSIFFTHASLLSTLIAQAQPFKLNSESRVLQLSAFNVDISLVEILGTLVHGGCVCVPHPHDRAHDVAGAMARMDVTWSYMTSLLARKINPDSVPSLRTLCFRTRRLDPDTYMPWLEDHDVLVAYGAPDICPLGISVTAVTKHSNLNVISPPVTGRFWVLNPDNPKKLMPVGAIGELAIDSPLATPHRFALDKPLQAPETYQSADEKPRARYLKTGHRVRYLDDGTVQFISSVRDEVKVGGSNVDVAQVEQIMRRCLGTGIDVVVDSITTRDSGPLLAAFLELGPHIFQPNETLRDLSPETREKTYIAKKMFETALESSAARDRLPRHCIPSVFIPVQSFPMSTSLKVNRRKLQRMVSDISTHDVLHMSRVPNPGEIQRIVISQKPLPITGPEEAMREHWASVIGVSVSAIKGSSSFSSVGGNKFLAAQLVVACRKAGLYVSLTDLLSEASLTEICRSSESSTRKQTKIKTLAAKKLDMKFVKDVIAPQLHCSSPDVLDFTEASAQQVQGLELGMFRTRADIICLALRFNGHVDPSRLETACRSLAKMHAVLNVAFVTHEHRMYQVHCASSTPPFMTISCPPAALDDATQNIVRENQNLSFDPAVPVTKFTFLNGDTQGSLIIRLSKTQIDDVAAHLLIHDLASLYDGDSTQDIPRSSYLDYTRASRVSYQQGLEYWNCQLDNAKMTKIIASTRPVPPASVSEIRTIKQTTSLGHLAPYGMTPDAALKAAWAIVLSTISSTHDVLFGEAIQSQSPSPDIIGPMSNILPVRVQFPPSHSTPLDLMNCIQLQRQSHARHEAFGIQELVSKCTPWRSCTRFSTIVQNYVPGLLDGSSTMNVHGATFTYRMIESWTKDFPDLFVRSTVEANDVVTLEIKYSEERLSHSFVQSCLSLLVAAWETLTHPDMIHQPMIHSSDEIARSERKIPFPARQSPPVESHIDSVQRKQLQESIVSVWTKVINPSPSIPKNKLPCTPFYSISQTILPAHTLASELNSTHSLSLTAEDILDHPSMNAQLDLIAGTLPPKHTSSILSTLKPKPAQDRSLRASLRSFKNRNSVLSLRTNWIKTKRAPSEISDETTAPATIMEEVPTIVIPEIGSSDTPVSISNHLVELDAGPVVNLLSPVQSDDRRSSGGSSRMIIDEVSYTPSPRMSTWGSRFELPRRGTSPMTRR; via the exons ATGTTTTGGAGGTTTGGCGGTTACGCCAACATCTCCACTATCGACACAATCCTCGACAAGCCCGATTTCACTCTCGAGGAGCTGCTCGACGAGAGCGATCTGATCCAGGAGCTCAAGCAGCACAACTCAAAACTCATCGAATACCTGCGCAGCGACAAGGTCCTCGACAACCTACTCGATTATGTAGTCGCTCCCAAGCTCGAGACCGTCGAGTCCCCCGACGAGTCCGCcacagaacaagaacaagaccccaaggccaagaaccgcttctccttctcgcgGCCGCGCGCATCCTCCCGCGCCACCGACCCGGGCaacgatgaggaagaggagctggaaaagaagcgcaaTCGCTACGCATTTGTAGCTTGCGAGATTCTCAGCTCCGACACCTGGTCAATCTACGAGGGTCTCGCTGACAACCGACAATTGATTCGCGATTTTTGGAAGTTCTTGTCCCGCCCTGCCCCGCTCGATCCCCTCCAGGCGAGCTACTTTACAAAGGTCAACGAGTCCttgttcgagaagaagaccgagGAGATGATGCAACTTCTGGTCTCTCTTCCTGATGCTGTTCCCAATTTACTCAAGCATGTCGAGTGCCCCATGGTCATGGACTTGCTCCTCAAGATTATCGCCCTAGACCGTAACGATGGCGGCGGGGGCATAGTTGAG TGGCTGTACTCCAAAGACATTATTCCGAGCCTCCTCTCCTGCCTTGGCCCCGAGAACAACTGGGTTGTTCAAACCGCTGCTGGTGACTTcatcaaagccatcatcaccatctcgGCCAACGCCTCCCAAAACGAACAACAATGCATCGGTCCCAACGAGCTCACCCGTCAACTTGTCTCCAAGCCATGCATCGAGCAGCTGATCGGTTACATGCTCGGCGGTGGCAACCCTTTGACCGTCGGtgtcggcatcatcatcgaggtCATCCGAAAGAACAACTCCGACTATGATCCCGACATGGGCACCGAGTCCACCGCTGCGCCCTCAAGCCGCGACCCCATTTATCTGGGAACTCTCCTCCGCCTCTTTGCCGAGAACGTTCCCAAGTTCATGAGCCTCATCATGGACGTCCCTTCCAGGAAGGACAAGATTGACTCAACCTTTGGTGTCAAGCTCGAGccccttggctttgatcgCTTTAAGACATGCGAGCTCATGGCCGAGCTGTTGCACTGCAGTAACATGGGCTTGCTGAATGAACCGGGTTCCGAACAGATCACAGCTCAGCGTGATATTGAACGACAACGTCTTCGTAAGGAGGGCAAGCTGGACCCTGTtaaggacgaggaggaccAGTCTGCCGATGACCTTACCATGCGAACCCCTGCgcccgaggagaagcgacgTCTCGAGGTGACCAAcgcagatgatgatggtttcgaggaggttgagcCAAGCAAGGAGATGAGCGAGGACACCTCCCACGAGTTCGTCAAGGCAGAGGATGACATCCCAGCTGTTTCCACAACTTCGCTATCTGTtaaggacgaggatgacttTGTTGATGAGCCGCTCAGCCCTCCCCAGCCACTCGTCAAGGTGGAGGAGACACAATTTGAAGAGCCAGACCTGATGGTCGCACCTTTGTCGCcaacaaaggtcaaggccactGAGCCCACGTCTGCAGAGCCAGCAAAGGCTGGTTCTGACGAAAAGACGGAATCCAAGGAGGCCAGCAACGAAAAGGCCGAAGAGCAGAAGCCCATCGATTCGAAACAGGAAGATGCTCCTAAGGAGGACACCTCTGACTCTTCAATCGTCTTGACTCCTGCTCCTTCCGAGcccgagaccaagactcaGTCCAGCGATGCCTCGGCCAAGGGTGACGAACAGTCCCGTAGCTTTTCTCCCCAACCCGAGGACACACCTGCGCCTCTATTCTCTGCTCCGCCTGCGCCTGAATCAGGAGCTGATCGCCCACCTCAGACACCTGAGAAACCATCTGCTGATGCCCCCAAAACTGAAGAGGGTTCAACAtctgaggccaaggaggaggacgcCAAGGACTCCAAGCCTACAGAAGAGCAACCCGCTGGTCAGACAGAGGAGCCTGTCGTGGGAGACTTCCTCAAGCACCAATTCGTAGAGTACCGCGTTGTACCAACGATTCTT aacttcttctttggaTACCCATGGAACAACTTCTTGCACAACGTCGTCTACGACATTGTTCAGCAAGTGTTCAACGGCCCCATGGACCGCAGCTACAACCCCACACTGGCTGTTTCCCTGTTTGAAGCTGCCGACGTCACAAgcgccatcatcaacggccAAAAGGCCAGCGATGAGTCccaggccaagaccaagacccgCATGGGTTACATGGGCCACCTTACTCTGATTGCCGAAGAGGTTGTCAAGTTCACCGAACGTCACCCCCCGGAGCTCCTCTCGGAGACAGTCCTTGACCGGGTTATGAGCCAGGAATGGATTAGCTACGTAGAGGGATCGCTTGCCGAAACACGCGAGCGAGATAACGCCATTCTTGGAGGCGTACGACCAGAGGTTGCTATGGGTAACCGAGCCATGGGCGGTGGCAGTGGACTGGGAGGCGTTGGCCTTTCTGGATTGACTGGAGGTTCCGGAAGCAGCGGCTCCAGTGCCCTGGCTGAAGCTGGCTTGAACGGTGGCATCGAGCTCAACCAGGACAGCGGAAACGGCATCGGTCCTTTCACCATCAGCGCCGGAACATTAATGTCTGGCTTCGGCAGTAGcagtgacgaggaggacgaagatggagatggagacgaggaagacgtcAATTCTGAGGTGAGTGGTGCTTCCGCTGAAGATGGGGAGGATCGAGGAATCCCTGGATACCCTGGCATAACGGAAACTCTTGAGGATGTGATTATGCGTTCCCCAGAGCCTTACCGAGCCGATTCGCCTGATTTCGAGGATCTGCAGGATGTCACAAGAGGTTCCCCCATGGACCTGGATGGATCTGGAGCCCCGGCTCAGGGATCGGCTCAGGATGAAGAGCAACAGCACGCGGAACAG TTCCGAGCTTACACGGACCCTTTGAACAACTCTGGAGGCTCGATGGACCCTCCATCGATTCCCCCACCACCTCCGCCCCCGCCTCCGCTGAACATTCCCCCTTCTCGGGCGAGACTTCAACTGGCGGCTCGGTTGGCGATGCATCAGAAGAACAACCAAGCACAGTCATCTGGTAACTTGAGtaacgacgatgatgacgacgataaCACCGCAGATCCTTTTGCCGATACAGAAgaggactttgatgatgatgaccaacctcaagatgatgacggGCGGGGCGCATGGTGGAGAGACGTGGTGAGAGATCGGGGAGGCAAGCCAGACGGGAATGAATCAGATGATGAAcgcgacgacgacgatgacgacgaattTGGAGATTTTGCAATGCCCGAAGACGACGCAACAGGTGATCAATCCGTCCTACGGCCTCAGCCCGTGAACCCCGCCAAGGAAGCTTCAACTCGCGGACTCAGCGGCTTATGGCCTTTTGGTCTATCAAAGGccgaaaaggaaaaggaaggaaaTAAGTCGGCggtcgaagaagaaggaacaccAGCAGCGGACGACACAAAGGCTGTGGAGGTCACGGAGGCGAAGCGAAGAACGAGCATTGAGGAtcctgatgacgatgag GTAGAAATGCAT TTTGTCCCTGACTCGCTCCCAAAGCCAAACccctttgacttgactttgcAAGTGAGCACTAACAAGAGAATGGATACAT GTTCTTTG GTTTACCTTGTCAATATGAACGGCAGATATCTCAGCCACAGTCA TCTAGGCATTCTCTGGGGTACCCTGTACGAACGTCTGCTGCTATTGGTTGCTGGGCTGT TAACCATCATCGACAGTGTCAATAGTTGGATATTGTACCCTCAAAATGTCCCAACGTCAAAGCCTTCCCAGGCTCCAG ACCACCTCATCCAAGCTATCGCGTCAACCCTCTCCATCCCCCTCGACGACATCCTTCTATTCGACTCCTTCTCCGAACTAGGCGGCGACCAGGACTCAGCTCAACAAGTCTGTCTCGCCTGTCGAAGCAAGGGTTTGGACGTGAGCGGCAAAGACATCCTAGACTGTCCTACTCTAGCCGAGCTACAGACGCGCATCACGCCGCGTGGGCTAAGTTTGTCGtcttgcagcagcagcagcaacagcgacGACTCTTCGGGAGGCACATACTACTATTCATCCGATGAGCAGCTGTCGACGCAGGGAGAGAGATGCAGTGGTAGGGCTGCAGGGGACGACGGCGCTGTGGAGTCTAATTTGTCGAGCTTACGGCTGTCATTTCCCACCGTCAGTGCTGAGTCTAATAAGTTTACAGGCCTAGGGCTAGCCTGTTGCTGCATGGTTGTTACCCCCAGGGCAGGCCCATTTGACGGTCAATCAGTAGCTCTTATTAGGATCGACTCGGTCTCTGGATTTTCgcccatcatcaccaacaacaacaacttaTCACCAGCCGAGTCCCATCTCGCAAAGTCGCAGATTTCTCTCTTGCGCATGGAACACGGCCCCCAGATCTGGATCCCAATTGACCAGAGTCCCAACGACAAGAGGGCGCTGCAAACATGGGTGCAGAATATGGATTCGCCAACTTACAAGGAGGTCATGAAGCTTCAGATTCCCGCCCGGCGCAGCCGTGTCGTcacgagaaagagaagcaCGCTTTCACCGATTGATATCAATGAGTTGGAAGGCTTTTGTCTCTCGCCCATGCAGCAGCTTTATTTTCAGGGCAACAACGACTCTATTGAGGGAACATGGACCAAGAGTGCCATCCTCAATGTCCAAGGCGGTGCGGAGCCAGCGGATGTGGATGCTGCTATTGATGCTGTCGTGGCAAGACATTCTATGCTCAGAGTCAGGTTCAGACAAACTGAAGGAAGATGGGAGCAGTGTATTTATCCCGCTGCCCCGAGTTCGTATCATCTCACGCACCATGTCGATATCGCTGAGGATGAGATACGCGAGTTGGTTGACGACATGCAAGCGAGCATCAACCCTACCAACGGACCTGCTTTTGCGGCAATGTACGTGCATAACCAGGAGAGACAAATGCTGTACCTCTCGGCACATCAATTAGCACTGGACGATGCATCGTGGAAGATTGTGCTGAGCGATTTGGATGAACTACTTCAAAAAGGCACCCTTTTGTCCGAAGGATCGGCATCGTTTAAGTATTGGACAAAGTGTCAAAGCCGACAGATGGCGCAGAGGTTATTCAAGCCAACACTACCCTTTGAAGTGTACTCTGCCAATTTGGAGTACTGGGCTCTCACGCAAGAATCCAACACATTTGGAAGCTCATCACGCCTGTCGTTCAACCTCTCCCCCGAGCAAGCATATTCACTGGAACAATCGTCCGCCCAGGTTTTGAGAACAGATGTTTCGGATATCTTCCTGGCCGCCCTGCTACTATCTTTCTGTCAAGTATTCCCAGAGAGAAATCTTCCGACATTGTGGAAGCGAGAGGACGGAAGAGATGGCGCGGAAAGTGAGTTTAACATTTTGGAAACTGTCGGATGGTTCGCTTCATTATGTCCTATTGGTGTTTCCATCGATTCAGAAACGGATTTGATTCAGGCTATTATTTTGCTCAAGGACACACGCAGGGCTATTCCAAGATTTGGTGTTCCATTCTTTACATCTGAATTCGCGACTAGTCAAGGCGCAGCTACGAACGTCCCCCTCGAAATCGTCTTTAAGTTGAACGATACAGCGAAGCAGCTCCAGCGCCAGAATGGTTTGTTTGAACCAGTCGCAGCCCAAAACGAAATAGCTGGTCTCAAGAGCACCGCAGGACCTAATATTGGACGGATTGCTCTATTCGAAATCTCAGCAGCGCTGGATACATCTGGAGCTCAGATCGACATTGTGTACAACAATACTTGCAGGCACCAGGATAAGATCCAGACTTGGATTCGGACCTTTCAGCACCACGTCTTCGACGCCATCACAAGACTGCATACTCACGAACCGCAACTCACACTCTCCGACATACCCCTCCTTCAAACGAGCTACCAGTCCCTCGGCCGCCTCTGTTCAGACCGCCGcgtcaacgtcaaggatatcgagacAATATACCCCGTGACACCAGCCCAGCAGGAAATCCTCATCGCACAGGCCCAAAACCCAGGGTCCTACCACTGTCATGCCGTTTACGAGATGGCCGCTCTTCAACTCCCTTTCGATGTCACCCGGTTATGCGAAGCATGGGAAGTCATCGTATCCAACACGCCTGCCCTAAGAAGTATTTTCATCGACGCTGTTTCACGAGAGGGATTGTTCGATCAAGCTGTTCTCAGGAAGATATCACCGAGTATCTTGTTCATCGAAACGACAGACCCAGATGATGCTGTGGTTACGTTGCCGGCGATGAATACCCCATTTGGAGAACCGAGACATCGTTTGACAGTGTGTTATAACCCTATGAAGATGATTATGAGACTTGACGCAAGCCAAGCAATCTGCGAC TTGCCGAGTCTTCATCTCTTAATAGCAGAACTCACACGCGTTTTCTCCTCGCAAAACCCTCAAGACAACTCCTCTCTGCACAACACATATCTTCACCACATTTCCACCGTCGACACAGCCTACAGTCTCGAAGTTTGGAAAACAAGCCTCTCAAACGCAAAGCCATGCATCTTCCCTTCCTTATCATCAGCTGGGAACAGTACCTCCCACACGTGTCCCTTTGGCTTTGACATCTCGCGAACTCAGATCGAGTTTTTCTGCCAGCAGAACAACATTGCTGCAGACGCTATATTCCAGCTTGCATGGGCTCTTGTCCTGCGCGCATTCGTAGGTACGCAGGAAGTTACTTTCGGGTATCAATTCAACGCACGCGATGAAGACCTCCTTTGTGGAATTACGTCTCTGGTGGGAAGTTTCGCTACGCTTTTGCCATGCGTTGTGGATCTTTCTGCTTCACAATCTTTGGGAGAATGTCTCGTTTCTATTAGCGAGACTTTTTCGAATTCACAGAGACACGATAATATCACTTTGACGGAAATCCAGCACGCACTTGGGCTGAAGGAGAAAACACTCTTCAACACATGTCTTTACTTTGAGACTCCAGAAGAGCTCGACACAGGTGATGAGTTGACAGCTGTGCTGGTCACCTCTGGTCGCAAGACAGATTGCGATGTTAGTCTTACGCTAATGTTTGTCGATGAGTACCTCCGCGGGGACTTGACGTCGCCATGTCTCTCTGCGTCGCAAGTCCAAAGTGTCATGAGTAGCTTTCACGCAGCGCTATCTCACATTCTCGAAAGTCCTGACAAAGCCATCGTCGAGGCAGATCTTCTGACAGACAAGGACTATGCTTCCCTCGTCGTGCAAGACTGGGACTTTGTTCAGCAGTCGCAAAAAGTGTCTGCTTGTTTACACGATTTTATTCTTCAGCACAGTCTTACCAGACCCAACGCTCCGGCTGTGTGCTCCTGGGACGGCGATATTACATATGTTCAACTCGCGACTCTTGTACAGCGACTCAAGACATATCTCGTCAACCTCGGTGTTGGACCTGGAACTGTTGTCCCTGTTGTTTTGGAGAAGAATCACTGGGCACCTGTCATTATCCTCGCTGTTCTTCAAGCAGGCGCCAGTTTTGCACCGCTTGATTGTCAAGATCCTGCGACTGCAAAATCGACAATCGACTACCTCAACCCGCACGTCGTTCTCGCAACAGAGACTGCGTGGAAGGATCTAAGTACCCTGGCTATTAACCTGGTTATCATCAACGATACATTCTTCGCTATGCTTACGCCTTATGTATCAGCCATCGGCAAGGACGCTACTCCCGACCACGCAGCATGCATTTTTGTCACGCCCAAGAAGTCAAGGAGTATCTTTTTCACCCACGCTTCTCTCCTGTCTACTTTGATTGCCCAAGCCCAGCCCTTCAAACTCAACAGCGAAAGCCGCGTTCTGCAGCTCTCAGCCTTTAATGTCGACATCTCGCTTGTGGAAATTCTCGGCACGCTCGTCCACGGCGGATGTGTCTGTGTTCCGCACCCCCACGACAGAGCGCACGATGTAGCTGGTGCCATGGCACGTATGGACGTTACATGGTCATACATGACGAGTCTTCTCGCGCGAAAGATCAATCCTGACTCGGTACCCAGTTTAAGAACGCTGTGCTTTCGCACGAGAAGACTTGACCCCGATACATATATGCCCTGGCTGGAAGACCATGATGTGTTGGTCGCGTATGGCGCACCTGATATCTGCCCCCTAGGCATTTCCGTGACTGCAGTTACAAAGCACAGCAATCTCAATGTCATCTCACCACCAGTGACAGGCAGATTCTGGGTTTTGAATCCCGACAATCCCAAGAAACTCATGCCTGTCGGTGCAATCGGCGAATTAGCCATCGACAGTCCTCTCGCCACACCTCATCGCTTCGCCTTGGACAAACCTCTCCAAGCACCAGAAACATATCAGTCTGCAGACGAAAAGCCTCGTGCGCGATATCTAAAAACAGGTCATCGCGTACGCTACCTCGACGACGGAACAGTCCAGTTCATTTCCAGCGTCCGCGACGAGGTCAAAGTCGGCGGCTCAAACGTCGACGTCGCTCAAGTCGAGCAAATTATGCGTCGCTGTCTCGGCACAGGTATCGACGTGGTAGTAGACTCGATAACCACACGCGACTCGGGGCCTTTACTAGCTGCGTTCCTCGAACTTGGACCTCATATATTCCAACCGAACGAAACCCTTCGGGATCTTAGTCCTGAAACTAGAGAAAAGACGTACATCGCCAAGAAAATGTTTGAAACTGCTCTTGAGAGTTCAGCTGCTCGGGATCGTCTTCCAAGGCACTGCATACCCTCCGTCTTTATCCCTGTTCAGTCCTTCCCCATGTCTACATCCCTCAAAGTCAATCGAAGAAAGCTACAGCGCATGGTATCCGATATCTCAACACACGACGTGCTGCACATGTCCCGCGTTCCCAACCCAGGCGAGATCCAACGCATCGTCATATCACAGAAACCTCTTCCCATCACAGGTCCAGAGGAAGCCATGCGCGAACACTGGGCCAGTGTCATTGGCGTTTCCGTCTCTGCCATCAAAGGCTCCAGCAGTTTCTCTTCCGTAGGTGGAAACAAGTTCCTTGCTGCTCAGTTGGTCGTTGCGTGTCGCAAAGCCGGACTTTACGTATCATTGACGGATCTTCTCAGCGAGGCAAGTCTTACGGAGATATGTCGCTCGTCAGAGTCGTCTACtcgcaaacaaacaaagatcAAGACCCTTGCTGCGAAGAAACTAGATATGAAGTTCGTCAAAGATGTCATCGCGCCGCAACTTCACTGTTCAAGCCCAGACGTTCTCGACTTTACAGAAGCTTCCGCacaacaagtccaaggtctCGAGCTAGGCATGTTCAGAACCCGCGCCGACATAATCTGTCTCGCGCTGCGCTTCAACGGCCACGTCGACCCGTCTCGTCTCGAAACAGCGTGCAGATCACTTGCAAAGATGCACGCCGTCCTCAACGTAGCGTTTGTAACGCACGAGCATCGCATGTATCAAGTCCACTGCGCTTCTTCCACCCCTCCCTTTATGACAATCTCATGTCCCCCTGCTGCTCTCGACGACGCAACGCAAAATATCGTCAGGGAGAACCAGAACTTGTCTTTTGATCCTGCAGTACCTGTTACAAAATTTACTTTCTTGAATGGTGATACACAGGGCTCATTGATAATTCGTCTCAGCAAGACGCAAATCGACGATGTCGCTGCAcatcttctcatccacgACCTCGCATCTCTCTACGACGGCGATTCAACACAGGATATTCCTCGCTCTTCATATCTAGACTACACACGCGCTTCGAGGGTTTCTTACCAGCAAGGTCTCGAATACTGGAACTGCCAATTGGACAACGCAAAGATGACAAAGATCATCGCATCCACCCGTCCCGTCCCTCCAGCATCAGTATCCGAAATCCGCACGATCAAGCAGACAACTTCTCTAGGCCATCTCGCACCCTACGGAATGACGCCCGACGCAGCTCTCAAAGCAGCATGGGCCATCGTCCTCTCCACCATCTCCAGCACCCACGACGTTCTCTTCGGCGAAGCAATCCAATCCCAATCTCCCAGCCCGGACATCATAGGTCCCATGTCAAACATCCTCCCCGTCCGTGTTCAATTTCCTCCAAGTCACAGCACGCCCCTCGACTTGATGAACTGCATCCAACTTCAGCGCCAATCGCACGCTCGCCACGAAGCATTCGGTATTCAGGAACTCGTCAGCAAATGTACACCCTGGCGCTCCTGCACGAGATTCAGCACCATTGTACAGAACTACGTCCCGGGTTTACTAGACGGTTCTTCTACCATGAACGTCCACGGCGCAACGTTTACATACCGCATGATTGAATCATGGACAAAGGACTTTCCAGATCTTTTCGTCAGATCAACCGTCGAAGCCAACGACGTCGTAACCCTCGAGATCAAATACTCTGAAGAACGCCTTTCCCATTCCTTTGTACAATCATGTCTGAGTCTTCTCGTCGCAGCTTGGGAAACGCTCACGCATCCTGATATGATCCATCAACCGATGATACACTCATCCGACGAAATCGCCCGTTCAGAGCGCAAGATTCCCTTTCCCGCGCGACAATCCCCTCCCGTCGAATCCCACATCGACAGCGTGCAACGAAAACAACTCCAGGAATCGATTGTTTCGGTATGGACAAAAGTGATTAATCCCTCACCGTCCATCCCAAAGAATAAACTCCCCTGCACCCCCTTCTACAGCATCTCGCAAACCATCCTCCCCGCACACACTCTCGCCTCTGAGCTCAACAGCACACACTCTCTATCTCTCACAGCAGAGGATATCCTCGATCATCCAAGTATGAACGCCCAACTAGATCTCATAGCAGGCACACTCCCACCCAAACACACCTCCAGCATCTTATCCACACTCAAGCCCAAACCCGCTCAAGACCGCTCCCTCCGCGCCAGTCTCCGCAGCTTCAAGAACCGAAACAGCGTTCTAAGCCTCCGAACGAACTGGATAAAGACCAAGCGCGCGCCATCAGAGATATCAGACGAAACAACAGCGCCAGCCACAATCATGGAAGAAGTTCCCACCATCGTGATCCCCGAGATAGGATCGTCGGATACACCCGTGAGCATAAGCAACCATTTAGTTGAACTGGATGCTGGACCTGTTGTGAATCTGCTAAGTCCGGTTCAGAGCGATGATCGGAGAAGTAGTGGTGGTTCGTCGCGGATGATTATTGATGAAGTGAGCTATACGCCTTCGCCGAGGATGTCGACGTGGGGAAGTAGATTTGAACTACCAAGGAGAGGAACATCACCCATGACTCGCAGATGA